A genomic region of Pyrus communis chromosome 14, drPyrComm1.1, whole genome shotgun sequence contains the following coding sequences:
- the LOC137715774 gene encoding uncharacterized protein has protein sequence MAAKYIVGSIVGTFGLAYVFDTMISDKKIFGGSTPGTVSNKKWGEETDKKFQAWPRTAGPPVVMNPISRQNFIVKSGLE, from the exons ATGGCAGCAAAGTACATTGTAGGATCTATTGTGGGGACCTTTGGGCTTGCGTATGTTTTTGACACTATGATATCTGACAAAAAGATATTTGGAG GTAGTACTCCCGGTACCgtttcaaacaaaaaatgggGGGAAGAAACTGACAAGAAGTTCCAGGCTTGGCCACGTACTGCAGGACCTCCGGTCGTGATGAACCCCATTAGTCGCCAGAATTTTATTGTCAAATCAGGTTTGGAGTAG
- the LOC137714416 gene encoding uncharacterized protein, which translates to MSSSSATAVTATRRFKWQYPPPQPTPRILHLPRRPRRRATKNVHGGKHNSGEARKDHKGKLEALFDQERAFSRTGSPVVLLECGDGEERERRRERVREEEEGEGGGVVEEERWRFQAEMLKAECNLLRMEREIAERKTERTKVKMERTLKSAVHTLVSGQKKICNGKVLEEEIQHLAEKLQRLQRNLRVKDSEVGKNSSNFDKQAYLLQRRLQKFRTTSDEIRVKEIQGMAEASLSIKSSSRVNENLVSGGKSNAEILRRKMEGLSNGMLLERMKEEYGSMLSTANSSVASSASSFQRIEAENLSSSLIQQFDKEKQSREEDVCSGRCKTIVRRIVEQVRVETEQWSQMQEMLGQVREEMEELQASRDFWEDRALDSDYQIQSLRSAVQEWRQKAISSESKGRELQVQVSTLHGELDRLRKEESTRLMKANGSPLIPRNPHNEMEKRVLICHLKENQRTKEDGRKQREDLTDGRKKPDTYINRTPNAPKRTPFQNIGNSSFSERQNGKAVFPYHYPQPSKT; encoded by the exons ATGTCATCCTCCTCTGCAACTGCAGTTACCGCAACAAGAAGATTTAAATGGCAGTACCCACCACCCCAACCAACACCAAGAATCCTCCACCTCCCGCGGAGGCCTCGCCGGAGAGCTACCAAGAACGTTCATGGCGGAAAACACAATTCAGGGGAGGCCAGGAAGGACCACAAGGGAAAGCTGGAGGCTCTGTTTGATCAAGAGAGAGCTTTTTCGAGAACCGGTTCACCGGTTGTGCTTCTTGAGTGTGGGGatggggaggagagagagaggaggagagagagggttagagaggaggaggagggggagggtggtggagtggtggaggaggagAGGTGGAGGTTTCAGGCTGAGATGTTGAAGGCGGAGTGTAATTTGTTGAGGATGGAGAGGGAGATTGCTGAAAGGAAAACGGAGAGGACGAAGGTTAAGATGGAGAGGACTCTTAAATCAGCTGTGCACACTCTTGTTTCT GGGCAAAAGAAGATTTGCAACGGAAAGGTTTTGGAGGAAGAGATTCAACACTTGGCAGAGAAACTACAGAGGTTGCAAAGAAATTTACGAGTTAAGGATTCGGAGGTTGGGAAGAACTCTAGTAATTTTGATAAACAAGCCTATCTTCTCCAAAGACGGCTTCAGAAGTTTAGGACGACATCAGATGAGATACGTGTGAAGGAGATCCAAGGGATGGCAGAAGCAAGCTTGTCGATCAAATCAAGCTCTCGAGTAAATGAGAACTTGGTTTCGGGTGGGAAAAGCAAT GCAGAGATTCTGAGAAGGAAAATGGAGGGATTGTCGAACGGGATGTTATTAGAGAGGATGAAGGAAGAGTATGGTTCAATGCTGTCTACAGCCAATAGTTCGGTTGCCAGTTCTGCCTCTTCTTTCCAGAGAATTGAAGCTGAAAATCTGTCTTCTTCCTTGATACAACAATTTGACAAG GAGAAACAGTCTCGTGAAGAGGACGTGTGCTCAGGACGTTGCAAGACAATAGTTCGAAGAATTGTAGAGCAAGTACGAGTTGAGACAGAGCAATGGTCTCAGATGCAGGAGATGCTGGGGCAGGTGAGGGAGGAGATGGAAGAATTGCAGGCTTCTAGGGACTTTTGGGAAGATCGAGCTCTAGATTCTGATTATCAGATTCAATCCTTACGCTCAGCT GTGCAAGAATGGAGACAGAAAGCCATTTCATCTGAAAGCAAAGGAAGGGAGTTACAAGTGCAAGTGTCAACGCTCCACGGAGAGCTTGATAGGTTGAGGAAGGAAGAAAGCACAAGACTAATGAAGGCCAACGGTTCGCCACTTATTCCCCGGAATCCACATAATGAAATGGAAAAGCGGGTACTGATATGTCACTTGAAGGAAAATCAGCGTACCAAAGAAGACGGCCGCAAGCAAAGGGAGGATTTAACCGATGGAAGGAAAAAACCAGACACATACATCAACAGAACACCTAATGCTCCGAAGCGAACGCCGTTTCAAAACATCGGAAACTCCTCATTTTCGGAGAGGCAGAATGGCAAAGCAGTCTTCCCGTATCATTACCCTCAACCTTCCAAGACATAG